The genome window CCCACCCTGGACGAGCTGTTGCCGCCGCTCGCGCCCGACCCGGAGCGCGGCTTCACCGTCGAGGGGCTCACCGGTCCCGGGCAGCTGCGGGTGCCGGTCGGCGTGGTGGACCGGCCGTTCCACCAGCTGCGCGACCTGCTCAGCGCCGACCTGTCCGGCGCGGGCGGCCACGTCGGCATCGCCGGCGCCCCGCAGAGCGGCAAGTCGACCATGCTGCGCACCCTGATCACCGGGCTGGCGCTCACCCACACCCCGGAGGAGGTGCAGTTCTACTGCCTGGACTTCGGCGGCGGCGCGCTCTCCAGCCTGCGCGGGCTGCCGCACCTGGGCGGCACCACCGGGCGGCACGACCCGGAGCGGGTGCTGCGCACCATCGCCGAGGTCAACGCGGTGATCACCCGCCGGGAGAAGTACTTCGCCGAGCTGGGCATCGACTCGGTGGCCACCTTCCGCCGCCGCAAGGCCGAGGGCGGGCTGCCGGACGACCCGCACGGCGACGTCTTCCTGGTCATCGACGGCTGGAACACGCTCCGCCAGGAGTTCAACGACCTGGTCCAGCCGCTCACCCTGATGTCCCAGCGCGGCCTCAACTACGGCGTCCACCTGATGATCGCCACCACCCGCTGGGGCGAGATCGGCAACGGGCTGCGCGACCAGCTGCAGACCCGGTTCGAGCTGCGGCTCGGCGACCCGGTCGACTCTGTGATCAACATGCGGGCGGCCGGCCGGGTGCCCAAGCTGCCCGGGCGCGGACTCACCGACGAGCAGCTGCACTTCCTCACCGCGCTGCCCCGGATCGACGGCAGCGGCCGCTCCGGCGACCTGGCCGAGGGCATCGCCGACCTGGTCGACACCCTCGCCGAGCACTGGTCCGGCCGCCGGGCCCCCGAGGTGCGGATGCTGCCGCTGCTGCTGGACGCCGCCGAACTGCCGGCCCCCGAGGGACGGCTGCGGATGGCGATCGGCCTGGAGGACACCCAGGTCGAGCCGCTCTGGCACGACTTCGAGGAGAACCCGCACCTGATCGTGGTCGGCGACAGCGAGGCCGGCAAGACCAACCTGCTGAACCTGGCGATCCGTTCGGTGGTGCGCGGGTACACCCCGGCCGAGGCCCGGATCATGCTGGTGGACTACCGGCGCGGGCTCTACGACGCGGTGCCGGAGGAGTACCGGCTCGGCTACGCGGTCGCGGTGGACATGCTGCGGCAGATCGTCGACGGCGCCGCCCGGGCGATGAAGAACCGGGTGCCCCCGGCCGACCTGGCGCCCGCGCGGCTCAAGCTGCGGGACTGGTGGGAGGGTCCGGAGCTGTTCGTGGTGGTCGACGACTACGACCTGATCGGCGGCACCACCGGCACCCACCCGTTCGCCCCGCTCATGGACTACCTGGCCCAGGGCGCCGAGATCGGGCTCCACCTGATCGTCGCCCGCAGCGCCAACGGGGCGGGCCGCGGGCTGTCCGACCCGCTGCTGCGGCGCCTCCAGGAGGTCAACTCGCCGGCCCTGCTGCTCTCCTGCCCGCCCTCCGAGGGCTACCTGTTCGGCAATGTGAAGCCGCGTCAGCTGACGGCGGGTCGGGGGCTCTACATCACCCGGCGGCGGACCGTGCAGGTGCAGACCGGTATGGTCGAGAAGGAGGGGTGAGCAACCGGGTGAACCGGCGGCCCGGTCCGATGCGTCACCCCTGTGAGGACCGCCGTCCCGGCGGACCCACGTGCTCAACCCATGTGCTCAACCGGCACGCTCAGCAGAACGGAGGGCCGGGCGGATGTCCTCGGCGAGTCTCCCAGGCTCCGGGGGCTCGACCCTGCGCGAGCTCGGTCCGCACTTCGTGATCGCCCCGCCCGGCGCCGAAGCCGGCGGGCTGGCCGCCGCGCTCGCGCCGCTGGCCCGGGTGCCGGAGGCGCTGGTCGTGCTCGCCGCCGCGCCGGACGCGGCGCCGGTGCTGCTCGCCCGGCTCGCCGACCTCGCCCAGGCGGCCGAGAACCGGGGCGCCGAGGCCCTGGTGATCGCCGCCTCCGGGCTCGCCGCGCCCGGCGCGCGCGGCCGACGGCCCGCCGAGCAGCTCGCCGAGCGGGCGGGCCTGGCGGTGATCGCGCCCGACGCGGTGGTCACCGTGGCCGCGGACGGGACGCTGCACACCAGCGCGCCCGACGGCACGGGCAACTGGTGGCGCTTCCAGGCGGGCCGGCCAGCTGGGCGGCTTGGGCCCAGCTGGCCGGTGCCCCGGGAGCCGGCGCCCGAGCCCGAGGCGACCGTCCCGGACCCCGAGCCCGAGCCCGAGCCCGAGCCGCCCGTGGCACCGCCGATCGTCCCGCCGGCGCCCCCTGCCCCGCCCGCACCGCCCGCTGTCCCGCCGGCGCCCCCGGTCGCCGCGCCCGTCCCCCCGCCGCCCGCACCGCCCAAGGCACCGCCGACGGCACCGCCCGCCCCGCCCGCACCACCGGCCGTCCCGCCGGCACCCCCCGCACCGCCGGTCGCCCCCGCCCGCCTGGTCAGCACACCCCTGCCCGCGGCCCCGGCTCCCGTCCCCGCACCCGCACCGGCACCGGCACCGGCACCGGCACCGGCACCGAAGCCCACCCCCGCCCCAGCCCCCACCCACGACCTCGTCATCACCCCCCTCCCCGGCGGCTACTGGGTCACCGCCACCCGCCCCACCGCCACCTTCCCGGTCCTCGAAGCGGCCGCCTCCTCCCCGCTCACCCTCCTCCTGGTGCTCGGCCACCCCGAGCACCCGGGCCTGCCGGAGGCGGGGCAACTCGCCACCCTGGTCACCACCTTGCTCACCAGCGCCGCCGCCGGCGCCCAACCGCTCCCCGAGCGCCTGCTGCTGAGCGCCCCCTGGGCCACCCCGGCCCGGCTCACCGGCCTGGCCACCGTGCTCTGCGCGACCCTCGACCGCGACGTGCACATCGCCATCGGCCTGCCGCTCCGCACCAATTCGGGCGAGTCCACCCTGCTGCTGGACGCCACCGCCACGCCCACCTGGGAGCCCTGCCTCACCGAGCTGACCGCCTCGCCGACCTCACGCACCGTCAGCCCCACCGCCTGGCGCTCCCGCCCGGACATCTGGACGCCGGTCGGCCCGGCCGTCCAGCGGCCGTTCCCCGGCTGGCACCTGGAAGCCGTCCCGGCGGGCCTCTGGCTCCGGACCGCCGATGTCCCGGCCCGCCCGGTCCCGGCCGCGCGCCGCCGCGAACCGGACCCGGCGCTGCCGGTGCTGATCGTGGGTCACCCGGACCGGCCCGTTCCGCAGGGGCTCTGGGACCACGTCGGCGACCTGCTCGCCGAGCTGCCGCCGTTCGGCCCGCCGAAGCTCGGGCTCCTGGTGGACGGCCCGATGGACCCGGAGACCGAGGCGGTCGCCCGGTTCAGTTCCCGGCTCTACAAGCTGACCTGGCTCACCCCCGACGGTCCGCCGGCGGCGCCCCGGCCCGCCGAGCCGGTCGCGGACCCGTCCCCGACCCTCAACCTCACCCCCGCCACCCCCGGCACCGACCCCTCCCCAACCGTCACCCTCTCCATCCCGCCGAAGCCGACCCCGGCTCCGACCCCGGCTCCGACCCCAGTTCCCGACCCCTCCCCCACCCTCAACCTCACGCCCAAGGCCGCCGACGCCCCCACCCCCACCGGCGACCGCGAGGCCCTGCAAGCCCTGCTCGGCCCGGCCTACCACCGCTGGGCCAGCCGCGCCGAGCAGCTCGCCACCCGGCTCCCCTCGCTGCGCGCGGGCTCGGCGGACGGCACGATCGTCAATCCGACCACCGACCTGGTCGCCGTGCTGCTCCACCACCAGGACTTCCCCGTGCCGGCCACCCGCGAGCAACTCGCCGCCGCCGCCCGCTCGGGCGATCCCGCGCACCCGCTGCTGCCCTACCTGCGGTGCCTGGCGGCCGGGCTGCGCCGGCTGCCCAGCCACCACGGCGGCGTGCTGGTCCCGGCGCCGGCCGGCCCGGTCGACCTCGACCGCTACGCCCCGGGCGCCGAGCTGCTCGAACCCGCTCCGGTCACCGGCTTCCCCTCCCACGACCTGGCCCAGCTGCCGGACGCGGAGGTGGAGTTCGCGGTCTGGTCGACCACCGGCCGCCGCACCACGGTCTGCGGTGAGCCGGGTGACGAACCGTTGGTCGTCTTCCCGCCCGGCACCCGCTTCACCGTCCTGGAAGTCCACCCCGCCGACTTCTCCGGCACTACGCCCCGCCCGACCCGGATCCTGCTGCACGAGTCGCCGACCCGCACCACCAAGCCCTCCCCGGACCGGCTGCGCGGCTGGCTGGAGCGGCGCGACGCGGTGCCCGAGGCCGACCACCGCACGCTCGCCAACCCGGCCCGGCTGCGCGGGACCCACCTGCTCGGAAGCTCCCCGACCGGTTAAAGTCCGCTCACCAACCACCAACTCGGAAAGGTGAGCGAACCATGTCCAGCACCACCCCCGCGCCCATCGAGATCCGGATCGAGCCCTGGGCCGAGACCGACCTCGCGCTGCTGGAGCTGATCAACACCGAGGAGATGCGCCGGCACGTCGGCGGCCCGGAGACCCCGGAGAAACTGCTGATCCGGCACCAGCGCTACCTGGACTTCCCCGGCCTGGGGACGGGTCAGATGTTCCGGGTGGTGGCCGGCGAGGACGACACCCCGGTCGGCAGCGTCGGCTACCACTCCCGCGAGTGGCAGGGCGAGCGGGTCTTCGAGATGGGCTGGAACGTGCTGCCCCCGTTCCGCGGCCTGGGCATCGCCCACCGGGCCGCGCTGGCCGGCGCCCTGGCCGCCGCCCGCACCGGGCAGCACCACTGGCTGCACGCCTTCCCCTCGGTCGACAACGCGCCCTCCAACGCGGTCTGCCGCCGGGTCGGCTTCGCCCTGCTCGGCGAGACCGACTTCGAGTACCCGCCGGGCCGCTTCATGCGCAGCAACGACTGGCGCCTCGACCTGACCGCGCTCACCCCGGGGTCGAGCTGACGATCAGTCATCCCTCCACCCGGACAACCGAATAATCGGCTGGCGCCCGCCCCTCGCTCCCTTGTACGGTGTAGAAGTCTTCTACACCGTACAAGATCGCACCGCCGCACGCGGACCACCGGGGGCACAGCCATGTCCGAAACCACGTCGACCCAACCACCCGCGGGCACCGTCGCCCGCCGGCCCGACCGCTGGCTGGTCCTCGGGGTGATCTGCCTGGTCCAGCTCGTGGTGATCCTCGACAACACCATCCTCAACGTCGCACTGCCCTCGCTGGCCGACGGCCTGGGCGCCAGCACCGCGCAGATCCAGTGGGCGGTCGGCGCCTACTCGCTGGCCCAGGCGGGCCTGCTGATCGCGGCCGGCGGCATGGCCGACCGGTACGGGCGCAAGAAGGTCCAGCTGATCGGCCTGTCGCTGTTCGGCCTCGGCTCGCTGGGCGCCACCATGGCCGGCGACCCCGGCGAACTGATCGCCGCCCGGGCCGGCATGGGCGTCGGCGGCAGCCTGCTGCTGGCCACCAGCCTGGCGATCGTGGTCCGCACCTTCGAGCCGGACGAGCAGCCCAAGGCGATCACCGTCTGGTCCGCGGTGGCCTCGCTCGGCTTCGCGCTCGGCCCGGTGATCGGCGGCGTGCTGCTGGCGCACTTCTGGTGGGGCTCCTGCTTCCTGGTCAACCTGCCGGTCGCGGCGCTCGGCCTGATCGCGGTGGCCCGGCTGGTGCCGGAGTCAAAGGACCCGCGCGGCGCCCGGCCCGACCTGCTCGGCGTGCTGCTCTCCAGCTGCGGCATGGTCGGCGTGGTGTACGGCATCATCCAGGGCCCGGAGGCCGGCTGGACGGCGCCGCGCACCCTGCTCGCGGGCGGCCTCGGCCTGCTCTTCCTGATCGGCTTCATGCTCTGGGAGCGCCGGATCGAGCACCCGCTGCTGGACCTCGGCTTCTTCCGCAACGCCCGGTTCCGCGGCGCGGTCTCCGGCGGCGTGCTGGTCAGCTTCGGCATGGGCGGCTCGCTCTTCCTGCTCACCCAGCACCTGCAGTTCGTGCTCGGCTACGACCCGCTGCAGGCCGGCCTGCGGACCGCGCCGATGGCCCTCACCGTGGTGGCGCTGAACATGACCGGCGTCGGCATGCGGCTGACCGCCAAGCTCAAGCCGCCGGTGGCGATCGGCCTCGGCCTGTCCCTGCTGGCCTGCGGGCTGGCCGCGATCGCCGAGTTCGGGCACGACGGCTCCTACCCGGGCATCCTGCTCGGCCTGGTGCTGATCGGCGCCGGCGCGGCCTGCTCCCAGCCGGCCATGGCGGGCTCGATCATGTCCTCGATCCCGCCGGAGAAGGCCGGCGTCGGCTCCGGCCTGATGGGCACGCTCAGCGAGCTGGGCAACTCGCTCGGGGTCGCGGTGCTCGGCGCGGTGCTGACGGCCGGCTTCACCGGCGCGCTGCCCGCCGGGGTGCCGTCCTCGGCGGCGGGCTCGCTGAACCAGGCGCTGGCGGCGGCCGGGCCGGACCTGAAGAAGCAGGTGAAGTCGGCCTTCGCGGACAGCCTGACCAGCAGTCAGCTGATCGGCGCGGTCGCGGTGCTGGTCGGCGGCCTGCTGGCGGCCTGGCTGCTCGGCCGGGCCGGTGCCGCCCAGCCGCCGGTCGCGCCGGCCCCGAGCGAGGAGCCGGTGGCCCAGCCGGGCTGAGCCGGACCCGCCTGCCCGGTCCGGTCCGACCCGGATCACGATCTACCATCGCAGCTGACGCGGCCATCCCCGGGCGGCCGCGCCGCAAGGCACGGCCCCCGAAGGACAGAGGCAGCAGGCATGGCCGACAAGCCGCACGACCCCACCCTCAGCGTCTGGCTCTCGCCGCCCGAGAAGAAGCGGCGGGGCGCGGCGCCGAGCGGGCTGAGCCGGGAGCGGATCATCGAGGCCGCGGTGGCCCTGCTGGACGCCGAGGGCGTCACGGCGTTCTCGATGCGCAAGCTGGCGGCCGGGCTCTCGGTCACCCCGATGTCGGTGTACTGGTACGTCGACAACAAGGACGCGCTGCTGGAGCTGGCCCTGGACGCGGTCATCGGCGAGATCCGGCCGCAGCCGCTGGAGGACCACGGCGACTGGCACCGGCACCTCTACGTGCTGGCCCACGAGTACCGCCGCTGCTACCTGAACCACCCGTGGGCGGCCGAGCTGAGCGGGCGCTACCTGGCGGTCGGCCCGAACGCGATGCTGTTCTCCAGCAGCGCGGTGCACGCGCTCACCCGCACCGGGCTGACCGGCGACCAGCTGGGCGGCGCGCTGGCCCTGGTCTTCCAGTACGCCTACGCGTTCGCGCTGGTCGAGACCCAGTGGAACCGGCGGGTCAAGCTGGCGGGCACCGACGAGGACGTGCTCTACCGGCAGATGCTCGGCCTGCTGAGCCAGGCCGACCCGCGGCACCAGGAGTTCGAGGAACTGCTCGGCTACGACCGGGAGAAGTCGATCGAGGCCGCCCGCAACCGCCAGTTCGACCAGGGCCTGGAGATGGCGCTGGCCGGCATCGAGGCGACGGTGGACCGGCTGCCGAAGCAGGACTGAGCACGCCTGCGCCGGAGGTCGGCCGATCCGACCTCCGGCGCAGGCGTG of Kitasatospora viridis contains these proteins:
- a CDS encoding GNAT family N-acetyltransferase — translated: MSSTTPAPIEIRIEPWAETDLALLELINTEEMRRHVGGPETPEKLLIRHQRYLDFPGLGTGQMFRVVAGEDDTPVGSVGYHSREWQGERVFEMGWNVLPPFRGLGIAHRAALAGALAAARTGQHHWLHAFPSVDNAPSNAVCRRVGFALLGETDFEYPPGRFMRSNDWRLDLTALTPGSS
- a CDS encoding MFS transporter; this encodes MSETTSTQPPAGTVARRPDRWLVLGVICLVQLVVILDNTILNVALPSLADGLGASTAQIQWAVGAYSLAQAGLLIAAGGMADRYGRKKVQLIGLSLFGLGSLGATMAGDPGELIAARAGMGVGGSLLLATSLAIVVRTFEPDEQPKAITVWSAVASLGFALGPVIGGVLLAHFWWGSCFLVNLPVAALGLIAVARLVPESKDPRGARPDLLGVLLSSCGMVGVVYGIIQGPEAGWTAPRTLLAGGLGLLFLIGFMLWERRIEHPLLDLGFFRNARFRGAVSGGVLVSFGMGGSLFLLTQHLQFVLGYDPLQAGLRTAPMALTVVALNMTGVGMRLTAKLKPPVAIGLGLSLLACGLAAIAEFGHDGSYPGILLGLVLIGAGAACSQPAMAGSIMSSIPPEKAGVGSGLMGTLSELGNSLGVAVLGAVLTAGFTGALPAGVPSSAAGSLNQALAAAGPDLKKQVKSAFADSLTSSQLIGAVAVLVGGLLAAWLLGRAGAAQPPVAPAPSEEPVAQPG
- a CDS encoding TetR/AcrR family transcriptional regulator, coding for MADKPHDPTLSVWLSPPEKKRRGAAPSGLSRERIIEAAVALLDAEGVTAFSMRKLAAGLSVTPMSVYWYVDNKDALLELALDAVIGEIRPQPLEDHGDWHRHLYVLAHEYRRCYLNHPWAAELSGRYLAVGPNAMLFSSSAVHALTRTGLTGDQLGGALALVFQYAYAFALVETQWNRRVKLAGTDEDVLYRQMLGLLSQADPRHQEFEELLGYDREKSIEAARNRQFDQGLEMALAGIEATVDRLPKQD